From one Lotus japonicus ecotype B-129 chromosome 3, LjGifu_v1.2 genomic stretch:
- the LOC130747069 gene encoding protein STRICTOSIDINE SYNTHASE-LIKE 3-like, translating to MMTLARGFAIVFLLFALYCGLDPFQHSPIASFPDFEAKKVVMPPWSEVPTNQDKENLLQNSEVKFLNQVQGPESIAFDPLGRGPYTGLADGRIVFWNGQSWVDFAYTSPNRSELCNPLASATPFSYMRTEHICGRPLGLRFDKKTGDLYIADAYFGLLKVGPEGGLATSLVTEVEGVPLRFTNDVDVDTEGNVYFTESSAIYQRRNFVQLVLSGDDTGKVVKYDPTTKETTVLLRNIQFPNGISLSKDGSFFVFCEGLVGRLRKYWLKGEKAGTSEILAVIPGAPDNVRVNENGDFWVAVHCRRSSYAYLGGLYPKIRKAILKLPISTKYQYLLQIGGWQHAAIVKYSPEGKVLQILEDSQGKVVRAVSEVEEKDGKLWIGSVLMPFIAVYNLE from the exons ATGATGACTCTGGCTCGAGGCTTCGCCATTGTCTTCCTCTTGTTCGCTCTATACTGTGGTCTGGACCCTTTTCAGCACAGTCCCATTGCCAGCTTCCCTGATTTTGAGGCCAAGAAGGTTGTCATGCCGCCATGGTCTGAGGTTCCAACAAACCAGGACAAGGAGAATTTGTTGCAGAATTCGGAGGTTAAGTTTCTGAACCAAGTGCAGGGACCTGAGAGCATTGCCTTCGACCCTCTTGGTCGTGGCCCTTATACTGGTCTGGCTGATGGAAGAATTGTGTTCTGGAATGGACAGTCTTGGGTTGACTTTGCTTACACCTCCCCTAACAG GTCAGAACTATGTAATCCTTTAGCATCTGCGACACCATTTAGTTATATGAGGACTGAGCATATCTGTGGAAGGCCTTTGGGACTCAGATTTGACAAGAAAACAGGTGATCTGTACATTGCAGATGCATATTTTGGGCTGCTGAAGGTAGGGCCTGAGGGTGGTTTAGCAACATCTCTTGTAACTGAGGTTGAAGGGGTGCCACTGAGGTTTACTAACGATGTTGACGTCGATACAGAAGGGAATGTTTATTTTACAGAGAGCAGTGCTATTTATCAGAGAAG GAACTTCGTTCAGCTGGTACTTTCAGGGGACGACACTGGCAAGGTTGTGAAATATGATCCTACCACTAAGGAAACCACTGTTCTTCTGAGGAACATTCAATTCCCAAATGGCATTTCCTTAAGCAAGGATGGTTCCTTCTTTGTCTTCTGTGAAGGGCTTGTTGGCAG GCTACGTAAATACTGGCTGAAAGGAGAGAAGGCTGGAACTTCAGAGATCTTAGCCGTCATACCTGGAGCTCCTGACAATGTGAGAGTCAATGAAAATGGTGATTTTTGGGTGGCTGTTCATTGTAGAAGGAGCTCGTACGCATACCTCGGCGGTCTCTATCCAAAGATAAGGAAAGCCATACTCAAGCTTCCTATATCAACAAAGTATCAATACCTGCTTCAAATAGGAGGGTGGCAACATGCGGCGATTGTCAAGTATAGCCCTGAAGGTAAAGTCTTGCAGATATTGGAGGATAGTCAGGGGAAAGTGGTTAGAGCTGTGAGTGAAGTGGAGGAGAAGGATGGTAAACTTTGGATAGGAAGTGTTCTCATGCCTTTTATTGCTGTTTATAACTTGGAATGA
- the LOC130747076 gene encoding protein STRICTOSIDINE SYNTHASE-LIKE 3-like gives MAPSLSFVKQATGRLRKYWLKGEKAGTSEILAILPGSPDNVRVNENGDFWVALHCRRSTYAYFNSHHPKIRKAILKLPIPAKFHYQLQVGGWQHGVIMKYSPEGMNWE, from the exons ATGGCTCCTTCTTTGTCTTTTGTGAAGCAGGCTACTGGCAG GCTGCGTAAATACTGGCTGAAAGGAGAGAAGGCTGGGACTTCAGAGATCTTAGCCATCTTACCTGGATCTCCAGACAATGTGAGAGTCAATGAAAATGGTGATTTTTGGGTGGCTCTTCATTGTAGGAGGAGTACGTATGCATACTTTAACAgtcatcatccgaagataagAAAAGCTATACTCAAGCTTCCTATACCAGCAAAGTTTCATTACCAGCTTCAAGTAGGAGGCTGGCAACATGGAGTGATTATGAAGTATAGCCCTGAAG GAATGAATTGGGAATGA
- the LOC130747075 gene encoding putative axial regulator YABBY 2 isoform X3: MSMDMMATERVCYVHCNFCNTILAVSVPHSTLLTIVTVRCGHCSNLLSVNLGAFQAFPPQDPQPQKQHLSFEEPSNKDLGSSSKCHKTAAFEPVEREQPRIPPIRPAEKRHRVPSAYNRFIKEEIQRIKATNPDISHREAFSSAAKNWAHFPHIHFAKQAKLDHQGEGTEKTMNGFY; this comes from the exons ATGTCAATGGACATGATGGCAACCGAACGTGTTTGTTATGTTCACTGCAACTTCTGCAACACCATTCTAGCG GTTAGTGTTCCACACAGCACTTTGCTAACCATAGTGACTGTTAGATGTGGTCATTGTTCCAATTTGCTATCAGTTAACTTGGGAGCATTTCAAGCATTTCCTCCTCAAGACCCTCag CCACAGAAACAGCACCTGAGCTTTGAAGAACCAAGCAACAAAGATCTGGGATCATCTTCAAAATGTCACAAAACAGCAGCATTTGAACCAGTGGAGCGAGAACAACCTAGGATTCCTCCCATTCGTC CTGCAGAGAAGAGACACCGTGTTCCTTCTGCTTATAACCGGTTCATCAA GGAGGAAATTCAAAGGATTAAGGCTACTAATCCAGATATCAGCCACAGGGAGGCTTTCAGCTCAGCAGCCAAAAAT TGGGCACATTTCCCTCACATTCACTTTGCAAAGCAAGCAAAGTTGGATCACCAAGGGGAAGGAACTGAAAAGACTATGAATGGATTCTACTGA
- the LOC130747075 gene encoding putative axial regulator YABBY 2 isoform X4 yields the protein MSMDMMATERVCYVHCNFCNTILAVSVPHSTLLTIVTVRCGHCSNLLSVNLGAFQAFPPQDPQKQHLSFEEPSNKDLGSSSKCHKTAAFEPVEREQPRIPPIRPAEKRHRVPSAYNRFIKEEIQRIKATNPDISHREAFSSAAKNWAHFPHIHFAKQAKLDHQGEGTEKTMNGFY from the exons ATGTCAATGGACATGATGGCAACCGAACGTGTTTGTTATGTTCACTGCAACTTCTGCAACACCATTCTAGCG GTTAGTGTTCCACACAGCACTTTGCTAACCATAGTGACTGTTAGATGTGGTCATTGTTCCAATTTGCTATCAGTTAACTTGGGAGCATTTCAAGCATTTCCTCCTCAAGACCCTCag AAACAGCACCTGAGCTTTGAAGAACCAAGCAACAAAGATCTGGGATCATCTTCAAAATGTCACAAAACAGCAGCATTTGAACCAGTGGAGCGAGAACAACCTAGGATTCCTCCCATTCGTC CTGCAGAGAAGAGACACCGTGTTCCTTCTGCTTATAACCGGTTCATCAA GGAGGAAATTCAAAGGATTAAGGCTACTAATCCAGATATCAGCCACAGGGAGGCTTTCAGCTCAGCAGCCAAAAAT TGGGCACATTTCCCTCACATTCACTTTGCAAAGCAAGCAAAGTTGGATCACCAAGGGGAAGGAACTGAAAAGACTATGAATGGATTCTACTGA
- the LOC130747075 gene encoding putative axial regulator YABBY 2 isoform X2, producing MNEQRLLNSLPFPLSTLFIIFNLSFFVQLLVSVPHSTLLTIVTVRCGHCSNLLSVNLGAFQAFPPQDPQKQHLSFEEPSNKDLGSSSKCHKTAAFEPVEREQPRIPPIRPAEKRHRVPSAYNRFIKEEIQRIKATNPDISHREAFSSAAKNWAHFPHIHFAKQAKLDHQGEGTEKTMNGFY from the exons ATGAATGAGCAAAGATTACTGAACTCACTTCCCTTCCCTCTCTCTACCCTAtttatcatcttcaacctctctTTCTTCGTCCAACTATTA GTTAGTGTTCCACACAGCACTTTGCTAACCATAGTGACTGTTAGATGTGGTCATTGTTCCAATTTGCTATCAGTTAACTTGGGAGCATTTCAAGCATTTCCTCCTCAAGACCCTCag AAACAGCACCTGAGCTTTGAAGAACCAAGCAACAAAGATCTGGGATCATCTTCAAAATGTCACAAAACAGCAGCATTTGAACCAGTGGAGCGAGAACAACCTAGGATTCCTCCCATTCGTC CTGCAGAGAAGAGACACCGTGTTCCTTCTGCTTATAACCGGTTCATCAA GGAGGAAATTCAAAGGATTAAGGCTACTAATCCAGATATCAGCCACAGGGAGGCTTTCAGCTCAGCAGCCAAAAAT TGGGCACATTTCCCTCACATTCACTTTGCAAAGCAAGCAAAGTTGGATCACCAAGGGGAAGGAACTGAAAAGACTATGAATGGATTCTACTGA
- the LOC130747075 gene encoding putative axial regulator YABBY 2 isoform X1 — MNEQRLLNSLPFPLSTLFIIFNLSFFVQLLVSVPHSTLLTIVTVRCGHCSNLLSVNLGAFQAFPPQDPQPQKQHLSFEEPSNKDLGSSSKCHKTAAFEPVEREQPRIPPIRPAEKRHRVPSAYNRFIKEEIQRIKATNPDISHREAFSSAAKNWAHFPHIHFAKQAKLDHQGEGTEKTMNGFY; from the exons ATGAATGAGCAAAGATTACTGAACTCACTTCCCTTCCCTCTCTCTACCCTAtttatcatcttcaacctctctTTCTTCGTCCAACTATTA GTTAGTGTTCCACACAGCACTTTGCTAACCATAGTGACTGTTAGATGTGGTCATTGTTCCAATTTGCTATCAGTTAACTTGGGAGCATTTCAAGCATTTCCTCCTCAAGACCCTCag CCACAGAAACAGCACCTGAGCTTTGAAGAACCAAGCAACAAAGATCTGGGATCATCTTCAAAATGTCACAAAACAGCAGCATTTGAACCAGTGGAGCGAGAACAACCTAGGATTCCTCCCATTCGTC CTGCAGAGAAGAGACACCGTGTTCCTTCTGCTTATAACCGGTTCATCAA GGAGGAAATTCAAAGGATTAAGGCTACTAATCCAGATATCAGCCACAGGGAGGCTTTCAGCTCAGCAGCCAAAAAT TGGGCACATTTCCCTCACATTCACTTTGCAAAGCAAGCAAAGTTGGATCACCAAGGGGAAGGAACTGAAAAGACTATGAATGGATTCTACTGA